TTTTGCGGTGGCTAACACCGGATCGGTCATCACCATGGTCAAAAGCTCATGCAACACCGGCCGCGTTAATAAGCTTTCGTGTAAGACTTGACCATCATTGGTCACCACGAGGCCCCCATTTTCTGCCACATAAGTTAACTCACCATGAATCCCAGCAAATACATCAATACAATGTTGCAATTGATTCCCACTAGCGACCACAAAATGTTGCCCATTAGCATTTATCTGGTCTAATTGCGACTGAAAACGGTCATGGTCAAACTGATGATCATCTCGTAAAAACGTGCCATCTAAATCGGTGGCAATTAACGCTACTTTCAAATTTTGGCCTCCTAAGCTAACTCGTTACTCTTATTTTACCAAATTTGTAAGCATTTTCAATCCGTTAATAGCCCTGGTCTTCAAAATCTTCTAACATGGCGACTAATTCACCATCATCTGGCTCAATCACTAAATAATTACGTAACGCTGCAGCGGCTTGTGCTGGCAAGCCAGCTTCCCGGAAGAAATAAATAGCTGGCTTTAAGAAATCAGCATTGTGCTCAAAGAAAGGATACGCCGCTAAATAATTAGCCTTCGCTTCCTTGAAATGATCCAACTGAGCATTAGAAACCGCTAAATTCCAGTAGAACTGCGGGTCGAATTCATTACTTTGTAAATATTGATCCAATAATTCAATATTAGCCTGGTACCGCGTTTGCTTAACTAACAAGTTAGACAGTTCCAAGATGGTCGTCAAGTTATCGGGATCAATACTTAGCCCTTCCCGCAGATACTTTTCAGCGAGGTCCGCATCGTCTAATTTAAGCGCGATACGTGCCGTCTTCAAGTACAACTGCTCATTATACTGATCAACCGCTAAACCTTCTTGTAACGTCAATAACGCCTGGTCTAGCTCATTTAATTGTTCTTGTGCCTCTGCCAAATACGGATAGACCGTCGCATATTGGGAATCTTGTTCACGTAGCTTATTAAAAATATCAATTGCTTTTTGTGGTTCATTGAGCTGCAAGTAAGTAAAACCCAATTCAAATTGACTATCTGGCGTTAATTGTGCGGGCTTAATTTGTTCTAAATAGCCGACCGCTTGTTCAAAGCGACCTGCTTCCGCATAAGCGACGCCGAGTCGTTCAACTAGGTTAACTTTAGAAAGCTCTAATTGCCCCTGCTTGATTAAATCCAAATAAAACTGAATAGCTTTATTATAATTACGAATTAGAAAATAAAACTCGGCCAACGCAAATTCCACAACTGGTTCATCAGGAGCCAGTCGATACGCAGTCACAAGCTTCTGTTCACTAACTTCAAATAATTCTTGCGTTTGATAAAGATCTGCGGCGACCAGTAAAGCCTGCACATAAGCTGGCGAATCCGGCTTGACCTCGTTTAAGTAACGCAAGGCCAAGTCAGAATCATCGTCATCAATTGCGATATCCGCCAAGCTCGTCCGTAAACTATCTTCCGTTGGATATTTTTCCAATAACTTTTTATAGATTCGAGTGGCTTGCTTAATAAACCCTAACCCATACAATTCTTCTGCCAAACTATACAGGGTATCATCGTCATCTTTTCGTAACGCCCACGCAAACTGTTTGTTCGCTGTCTCTAATTGCCCGCTTGAAAGTGCCGCGAGCATCTTTTCTGAATAAGTCATCGCACCCATCCCTTTAGCCTATTTAGTCCTATCACTCGACTTACCATCATAACGCAACTGACAACAAAAAAGCCAGTATAACGGTTGTTATACTGACTTTAAAGTTACTTTGTGGAAACTATTTAACTGCATCCTTTAAAGCTTTCCCTGGTTTAAATGCAGGTACTTTGCTTGCTGGAATTTGGATTTCGTCGCCAGTTTGTGGGTTACGGCCCTTACGAGCAGCACGTTCACGTACTTCGAAGTTACCAAATCCGATTAGTTGAACTTTTTCACCCTTTGCAAGAGTGTCTTGGATTGATGCAAATACTGCGTCGACCGCAGCAGTTGCGTCTTTCTTAGTTAAGCTAGTTGCCGCAGCAACGTTGTTAACTAATTCAGCCTTGTTTGCCATGTTTGATTCACCTCCCCTTTACAGAGTGAAGATGTCAGTATTCTAAGTACTACATCCAGATGATCATTTTTGAGTGGTCCAAAAATGAGAGAAACGATGACAAGCATCATTTCTTCATCAAAGATAGCATAGGAATGCTGTAATAGCAAGCTTTTTTAGACTTTTTGCTTAAAAAGCTAAATTTGAGTAATAATCATTTACAACTTTAAATTCTTATGCTAAAATGCCGGTTTCAAGCCTTTTATGCTACTTTCGCCGACGTTCGATCATATGGATCGGCGTGCCGGAAAAATCAAAGGCATTACGAATCTGATTTTCCAAAAAGCGCTCATATGAAAAATGCATCATATCAGGATCATTAACAAAGACCACAAAGGTTGGTGGCTGAATCGCCACTTGCGTCGCATAGTAAACACGCAACCGTTTCCCATTATCA
This genomic window from Lactobacillus sp. CBA3606 contains:
- a CDS encoding tetratricopeptide repeat protein, with translation MTYSEKMLAALSSGQLETANKQFAWALRKDDDDTLYSLAEELYGLGFIKQATRIYKKLLEKYPTEDSLRTSLADIAIDDDDSDLALRYLNEVKPDSPAYVQALLVAADLYQTQELFEVSEQKLVTAYRLAPDEPVVEFALAEFYFLIRNYNKAIQFYLDLIKQGQLELSKVNLVERLGVAYAEAGRFEQAVGYLEQIKPAQLTPDSQFELGFTYLQLNEPQKAIDIFNKLREQDSQYATVYPYLAEAQEQLNELDQALLTLQEGLAVDQYNEQLYLKTARIALKLDDADLAEKYLREGLSIDPDNLTTILELSNLLVKQTRYQANIELLDQYLQSNEFDPQFYWNLAVSNAQLDHFKEAKANYLAAYPFFEHNADFLKPAIYFFREAGLPAQAAAALRNYLVIEPDDGELVAMLEDFEDQGY
- a CDS encoding HU family DNA-binding protein, translating into MANKAELVNNVAAATSLTKKDATAAVDAVFASIQDTLAKGEKVQLIGFGNFEVRERAARKGRNPQTGDEIQIPASKVPAFKPGKALKDAVK